The Changchengzhania lutea genomic sequence CCTATTAAGAACAGGTTATAAATCATATTTTTTTTCATAATAAGAACATTTTTAATTGATTCATCATTTGAGTAGTTTTTTTCATAATTCTAAATAATTAAGTGAATTGAATTAGTTAAGGTTTTGTTGTATGGTTATGATTAAAAAAATCACATGATAAAGGTATCAGGGTAACATGGCAAATAGTGTACACTATTTGCCCAATAGTGTACACTATTTACTAATAACCTTGTTTTAAGGTAATTAAAATGGACTATTATTGAATTATTCTTGAATTATTCTTGATTTGATAATTCTTAGGAGTACTGCTATACATTTTTTTAAACTCCCTATAAAAATAAGATCGGTTATTAAAACCTGATCGATAAGACACCTGTGAGACGGTACAATTGCTTTTCCGCAATAATTCGGCAGCATATTTTAATCTAATAGTTCTTATTAAATCTGCAGGAGAAAAACCAAAGTTTTGTTTAATCTTCCTGTACAATTGTGAATTACTAATCCCTAGCTTTTTTTCAATAAATAGACTTTGCATATTCTCATTATCTATATTATCACGTATTAAGTTAATAACGTTTCGCAATAATTCTTTATCATCATTATGAACTTGGAGGTTGTTAATATTTTCTATAAACGTATCTTGAGATAGATGTTTTATTATAAGTTCCCTTTCTTCAATAAGCTTTTGTACTCTAACAAGAATATGGTCTGGGTGGAATGGTTTTGGGATGTATGAGTTTGCACCACTTTCTAAGCCTTCAATACGGTGTAAAATTGAACTTTTTGCGGTAAGCATTATTATAGGTATATGGCATGTTTTATTATTTTTTTTAACTTTTTCACAAAGCTCTATACCATCCATAACAGGCATCATAACATCTGTAATAATGATATCGGGTAGCTCATTTTTCATCATTTCTATGGCCTCAAATCCATTATTGGCAATTAAAATTTTATATTTTTCTTTTAATAATTCATTCAAAAACAGTTGAATTTCTTTTTCGTCTTCAACGATTAATATCACTTTACGTTGCTCTAAAAAGGCTTCTAGTGATGACATTTTATTAAATGTATCTTCAGCTTCATTTGGGGTTTCTTCAAGAATATTTTTAAGATAATCTGAAATCAAAATTTGACTTCGCTCTGTATCAAATTCATGGTCACTAAATGATTCTTTAGAGCAAGGAAGCATGATTGTAAAAACGGTCTCTTTATCTACCTTACTGGAAACATGAATTTTACCTTTTAATACGGTTACTAATTTTTTAATATATGCCAACCCAATACCCGTTCTAAACAAACTTGTATCAGAATCATAGATGCCTTCAGCTAAGAAAAATCTATCAAATAAAGATTCTAGTTTTTCTTTAGGAATTCCTTTACCAGAATTGGACACTTTAATGTGAAGTGTTTTTATAACATCACCTTGAATATTAAACTGTAGTTTGATGTTTCCATTTTTGGGCGTATATTTAAAGGCATTGGACAACAAATTAAAAATAATTTTTTCGATTTTATCCTTATCGTACCAACCTACTAATTTATTTGGCAATTCTAAATCATACGCAATATTTTTATCTAATGCCCATTCATCAAACAATTCTGCCATCTGTTCAATCAAATTAACTAAATCAAATTGCTTTACAGTGACTTCCAAATAATCATACTCAGCTTTTCTAAATTCGAGTAACTGTTGTGTTAAAAAAAGTAGTCTTGAAGAATTTCGCTGTATCATATTTATGAACTTCTTACTTCTTTCTCCCAGATTCTCAGATTCCGCGAGTTTTTGAACAGGCCCCACTATCAAGGTTAAAGGTGTTTGAAATTCATGGGCTATATTTGTAAAAAAAGTCAGTCTGTTTTGGTGAATTTCCTCTTCACGTTTTTGAAGAAGAATATTTTTCCTTAATTTATACTGTTTACTAAAATAGCTCCATACAAAAAGGAGAAAAAGACACAGTAAAATAAAATAAATAAATAGTGCCATGTTGGATTGCCAATAAACAGGCTTGATTTTTATGTCAATGGCATGAACGGCATCACTCCAAATGCCATCACTATTGGACCATTTTAACCATAGTGCATAAGATCCTTTGGGCACATTCGTAAAAGAGATGATCCTTCTATTATTAATCGTATTCCAATCTTGATCAAAATTATCCAGTTTATAGGCATACTGACATTTTTCACTATTTATATAAGTTAAAGCTGCTAATTCTATATCAAAAAAGTTTTGGTCGTGCTCTAAAACAATAGATGGATATGTCTTTGAATTTGTAGATATAATGAGACTTTGATAATAGGGAGCGTCTTGATTTTGACCACTAATTTTATCGATAAGAAGATCTGGTATCAATTGGGATTCTTCTATTTTGAAAGGTAAAAAATAGTTAAATCCTTTGATTCCACCCATAAAAACAAAATCTGTACTATTATTTTGATAAAAAGCCCCATCTGCAAATTCATTATTTTGCAAACCTTCATTTTTAGTATAGTTAATAAATTTTGACTCCTTGAATATAAAATTAGATACCCCAAAATTGGTGCTTATCCAAAGATTTGATTCTTTATCAGAAACAATCCCATGAATGGTGTTATTGGGAAGCCCTTCATTAACCGTAAAGTTTTTAAATTTAGGTTCCTCTCCATACTTAAATTCTTCTAACAAATTCAGGCCCAAACTCGTGCCTATCCAAAGGTTTTTATTTGCATCCGTATGAAGACATAAAATATCGTTATTGGATAAACTTTGTAAATCGCTCTTACTATTTTTGAATGTTTTAAACCTACCTGTTTTTTTATTAAAAAGATTTAATCCTCCCAATCTTGTTCCTAACCAAAGTTCATTATTGCTTTTTGGAACTATTGAAAAAATAATATTGCTGCTTAAAAATCCATTTGCGCCATTTGCAGCTAGGTATTGCTTAAAATCGGTAACTTTTAAAGTTCCGCCCAAACGGGAAATTCTAAAACGAATCATTCCATATCCATTGGTTCCAAGCCAGATAAATCCCTTTTCATCCTGATAAATGGCATACGTTGATTTAAAATATTCACAGGCTTCACTTCCCACAATGTCCTGCCAATTAATGAGCTTTGAATTTTTTAAGTCAAAAACATTCATTCCTTCGCCATCCGTCCCAATAAAAATAAGATCATCCTCTCCTTTACAAAGTGAAAATACGGCATTGTTTATGGCGCTATTACTTTCATTGAAATGCTGATAACTTAATGGTTCATTTGGATTTAGATAGAATTTTGAAGGAAAACGGAATAAGCCCTTTCCTTTTGTTCCTACCCAAAATGAATTTCCTTCCACTTCTAAAAATACCCTGACAATACCCCCATCCATTTCGGGGACCTGTGCTTTAGAAACAAGATGAAACACTTTGTTAAGCGGGTTCATTTTAAAGAGCCCATCACCATCAGTCCCTGTCCAAATTATATTTTCAGTTCCTTGTATTAATGTGGTTATTTTTTTATTCTTTAAATTTTTAACCCATGCATTATTGGTAGTTGTTCCTAAGCTATCAATTATAAAATATCCTGAATTATCATGTAATAAAAGACCTTCTTTAGTACTGGATATAATATTTTGAAACGCACCTTTATTGATTTGCAGCTCAGTTTTGTCTTTAAAAGAATATAGCACCGTACTTCCTGAAGTAGAAATAAAACATATTTTATGGTTAGACAATACCCCAAAATCCTTGACACCATTTAAGATCTTCTCAATTTTAGAAACTATTTTTGCACCTATCTTAGTTGTGTTTATTTTTAGGGAATAGAGTTCATTATTATCCAATAACAAAAGTAATTCTCCAGTTGGTGCAAATGTCATTTTTTTAATAGCGTTCGTGGGAAGGTTTTTAGTATCCAATAATTGGAAATCATTTCCATCAAAATAACCAATTCCCCAATCTTTAACTGCGCAATAAACCTTTTTGGAGGCATCAAGCGTCATGTTAAACTCGGATTCTGAAAAAAGAGGTTTATCTTTTCTCGAAAAGTAATATCTCTTAAATGTATTTGACTTTTTATCGTACCTATTTAACCCGTGCATGGTCAATACCCATATACACCC encodes the following:
- a CDS encoding hybrid sensor histidine kinase/response regulator transcription factor; the encoded protein is MGSLLTYNKVWFFLLCVIICLNKSFGISHTILNIQQQSAESSKRIIDSLGLKAKLSKLDIFSDSLKTNKGNYYNEQLDNTNGLSNSSVNTIFQDSENLLWIGTWDGLNRFNGKDFKIFRPELNNENSLSNQVILKIDEDYMGCIWVLTMHGLNRYDKKSNTFKRYYFSRKDKPLFSESEFNMTLDASKKVYCAVKDWGIGYFDGNDFQLLDTKNLPTNAIKKMTFAPTGELLLLLDNNELYSLKINTTKIGAKIVSKIEKILNGVKDFGVLSNHKICFISTSGSTVLYSFKDKTELQINKGAFQNIISSTKEGLLLHDNSGYFIIDSLGTTTNNAWVKNLKNKKITTLIQGTENIIWTGTDGDGLFKMNPLNKVFHLVSKAQVPEMDGGIVRVFLEVEGNSFWVGTKGKGLFRFPSKFYLNPNEPLSYQHFNESNSAINNAVFSLCKGEDDLIFIGTDGEGMNVFDLKNSKLINWQDIVGSEACEYFKSTYAIYQDEKGFIWLGTNGYGMIRFRISRLGGTLKVTDFKQYLAANGANGFLSSNIIFSIVPKSNNELWLGTRLGGLNLFNKKTGRFKTFKNSKSDLQSLSNNDILCLHTDANKNLWIGTSLGLNLLEEFKYGEEPKFKNFTVNEGLPNNTIHGIVSDKESNLWISTNFGVSNFIFKESKFINYTKNEGLQNNEFADGAFYQNNSTDFVFMGGIKGFNYFLPFKIEESQLIPDLLIDKISGQNQDAPYYQSLIISTNSKTYPSIVLEHDQNFFDIELAALTYINSEKCQYAYKLDNFDQDWNTINNRRIISFTNVPKGSYALWLKWSNSDGIWSDAVHAIDIKIKPVYWQSNMALFIYFILLCLFLLFVWSYFSKQYKLRKNILLQKREEEIHQNRLTFFTNIAHEFQTPLTLIVGPVQKLAESENLGERSKKFINMIQRNSSRLLFLTQQLLEFRKAEYDYLEVTVKQFDLVNLIEQMAELFDEWALDKNIAYDLELPNKLVGWYDKDKIEKIIFNLLSNAFKYTPKNGNIKLQFNIQGDVIKTLHIKVSNSGKGIPKEKLESLFDRFFLAEGIYDSDTSLFRTGIGLAYIKKLVTVLKGKIHVSSKVDKETVFTIMLPCSKESFSDHEFDTERSQILISDYLKNILEETPNEAEDTFNKMSSLEAFLEQRKVILIVEDEKEIQLFLNELLKEKYKILIANNGFEAIEMMKNELPDIIITDVMMPVMDGIELCEKVKKNNKTCHIPIIMLTAKSSILHRIEGLESGANSYIPKPFHPDHILVRVQKLIEERELIIKHLSQDTFIENINNLQVHNDDKELLRNVINLIRDNIDNENMQSLFIEKKLGISNSQLYRKIKQNFGFSPADLIRTIRLKYAAELLRKSNCTVSQVSYRSGFNNRSYFYREFKKMYSSTPKNYQIKNNSRIIQ